The Methanohalophilus portucalensis genome window below encodes:
- the amrS gene encoding AmmeMemoRadiSam system radical SAM enzyme, with product MLKEAMFYEQLEDKKVRCNLCNHRCRIAEGKTGICRVRQNKEGKLYSLIYNTVSSEAVDPIEKKPLFHFYPGTYSYSLGTIGCNFRCKYCQNWTISQVSLDEAQSVEITPEQAIDRAVAAGCKSIAWTYNEPTIWYEYTYDSAKLAKEAGLATVYVTNGYITPEALKHIAPYLDAFRVDIKAFTEKFYHELTSAHLQPVLDSAKLARELGMHVEVVYLVIPTFNDSSDELRDVSRWIVENLGKETPVHFTRFHPNYKLQNVPPTPIETLDLAHEIATEEGLEYVYLGNVMSSKYEHTFCPCCGNMIIGRGVFDVEESHLTEDNRCEYCGASIPISGKYGGYL from the coding sequence TTGTTAAAAGAAGCTATGTTCTATGAGCAACTTGAGGATAAAAAGGTACGTTGCAATTTATGTAATCACAGATGTCGTATAGCAGAAGGTAAAACCGGTATTTGCAGGGTGCGACAGAATAAGGAAGGGAAACTGTATAGCCTGATCTATAATACGGTTTCAAGTGAGGCCGTTGATCCGATCGAAAAGAAGCCTTTATTCCATTTCTATCCGGGCACTTACTCCTATTCACTTGGAACCATTGGCTGTAATTTCCGCTGTAAATATTGCCAGAACTGGACAATATCGCAGGTTAGCCTGGACGAAGCACAATCGGTGGAAATTACCCCTGAGCAGGCAATCGATCGAGCTGTTGCAGCAGGTTGCAAGAGTATTGCCTGGACCTATAATGAGCCGACTATATGGTATGAATATACCTATGACAGTGCAAAGCTTGCTAAAGAGGCAGGCCTGGCTACGGTTTATGTGACAAACGGCTATATCACACCGGAGGCATTGAAGCATATAGCCCCTTATCTGGATGCTTTCAGGGTGGATATCAAGGCGTTTACAGAAAAGTTCTATCACGAACTCACTTCAGCCCATTTGCAACCCGTTCTCGATTCAGCCAAACTGGCCCGTGAACTGGGAATGCATGTGGAAGTGGTATATCTGGTAATTCCCACATTCAATGATTCAAGTGATGAATTGAGAGATGTTTCCCGATGGATAGTGGAAAACCTGGGTAAAGAAACACCGGTTCATTTCACACGTTTTCATCCAAACTATAAACTCCAGAATGTCCCTCCAACACCTATTGAGACTCTCGACCTGGCCCATGAAATAGCAACTGAGGAAGGACTGGAATATGTATATCTGGGCAATGTTATGTCCTCTAAATATGAGCATACGTTCTGCCCTTGTTGCGGTAATATGATTATAGGCAGGGGTGTTTTTGATGTGGAAGAAAGCCATCTGACAGAGGACAACAGGTGTGAATACTGTGGCGCATCCATTCCAATCTCTGGTAAATACGGGGGTTACCTATAA
- a CDS encoding carboxymuconolactone decarboxylase family protein, which translates to MTISMDDKESNWEKDFSNLKDTIMQDGAIDNKTKKLLALASAVAVGCDECVSHHKKFASDAGLKDSEIEEAILVASLIRLGSGLRHVD; encoded by the coding sequence ATGACTATTTCTATGGATGACAAAGAGTCGAATTGGGAAAAGGACTTCTCGAACTTAAAAGACACCATCATGCAGGATGGTGCTATCGATAATAAAACTAAAAAACTGCTGGCTCTTGCAAGTGCTGTGGCTGTGGGATGTGATGAATGTGTATCCCACCACAAAAAATTTGCTAGCGATGCAGGTTTAAAAGATTCCGAAATTGAAGAAGCAATTCTAGTAGCATCACTGATTCGTCTGGGATCAGGACTGCGACATGTTGACTAA
- a CDS encoding ribonuclease HI family protein yields the protein MKLIQFDGAAIPNPGKRGIGAVLLDNGQVLHEISEMLEGTGTNNEAEYNALIQGLKKAQALGWTDINVQGDSKLVVNQVNGKWSVKSDNLKGPCQTAKKLVRQFNSIELEWIPREQNEKADYAASKALGFQKDPHHKKY from the coding sequence ATGAAACTAATTCAATTTGATGGAGCTGCAATACCAAACCCCGGTAAAAGAGGAATCGGAGCAGTTCTTCTTGACAATGGACAGGTCCTACATGAAATATCCGAAATGCTTGAAGGGACTGGCACCAATAATGAAGCAGAGTACAATGCCCTAATTCAAGGATTAAAAAAGGCACAAGCACTTGGTTGGACTGACATCAATGTACAGGGAGATAGCAAACTTGTAGTAAATCAAGTCAATGGAAAATGGTCTGTAAAAAGTGATAACCTTAAAGGTCCCTGCCAGACTGCTAAAAAACTAGTCAGACAGTTCAATTCAATAGAACTGGAATGGATTCCTCGAGAACAGAATGAAAAGGCTGACTATGCAGCCTCAAAAGCTCTGGGATTTCAAAAAGACCCCCATCATAAGAAATATTGA
- the mcrC gene encoding 5-methylcytosine-specific restriction endonuclease system specificity protein McrC, with the protein MIRVKNIYHMLSYAFQVLNQGSYSTITAEEFEHPHDLLAVILGKGIFNQIRRGLGREYVCRSDELTRPVGKMSIPESIKRQTLINKKLVCEFDEFTENTYLNQILKTTTHLLLRSSDVGKSRKYTLKKVLLHFHNVDDLNPYRIQWTGIKYHRNNSTYKMLINICYLVIKGMLLSEKDGNQDLYQYTDDQYMHRLFEKFVLEYYRKHYPELSVKASNIGWDTDDGIIEFLPTMRSDVTIEYAGRTLIIDTKYYSNMMQVHTLYNTRSQHSSNMYQIYTYVKNRDKEDSGNVSGVLLYAKTDEEITPDNDYMLGGNRISVKTLDLNTEFSNIQEHLHLLITSFYPELDKIENFKAISSS; encoded by the coding sequence ATGATAAGGGTTAAGAACATCTATCATATGCTTTCTTATGCTTTCCAGGTTCTTAATCAAGGTAGTTATTCAACCATAACAGCTGAGGAATTCGAACATCCTCATGATTTGCTTGCTGTGATACTCGGCAAAGGTATATTTAACCAAATAAGACGTGGTTTGGGACGTGAATATGTTTGCAGATCAGATGAGCTAACAAGGCCAGTAGGAAAGATGAGCATTCCTGAATCTATAAAGAGACAGACTTTAATTAATAAAAAACTAGTATGTGAGTTTGATGAGTTCACAGAAAATACCTACCTGAACCAGATACTCAAAACCACCACTCATCTCCTATTACGCTCTTCTGACGTTGGAAAATCTCGAAAGTACACTTTAAAGAAGGTTTTACTACACTTCCATAATGTTGATGATCTTAATCCCTATAGAATTCAGTGGACCGGGATAAAATATCATCGAAATAATTCTACTTACAAAATGTTGATCAATATTTGCTATCTTGTGATCAAGGGGATGCTTTTAAGCGAAAAGGATGGAAATCAAGACTTGTACCAATATACAGATGATCAGTACATGCACCGATTATTCGAGAAGTTTGTTCTCGAGTATTATCGTAAGCATTATCCAGAATTATCTGTCAAAGCTTCCAATATTGGTTGGGACACTGATGATGGGATAATTGAATTTTTACCTACCATGAGATCAGATGTCACGATAGAATATGCTGGAAGAACTTTGATAATTGATACCAAATATTATTCTAATATGATGCAGGTGCATACACTCTACAATACTCGCTCTCAGCATTCCTCAAATATGTATCAGATATATACCTACGTAAAGAACAGAGACAAAGAAGATTCAGGAAATGTTAGTGGTGTACTGCTTTATGCCAAAACAGATGAAGAAATAACTCCAGACAATGATTATATGCTGGGTGGCAACAGAATAAGTGTAAAAACACTTGACCTGAATACGGAGTTTTCCAACATTCAAGAACATCTCCATTTATTAATAACTTCTTTTTATCCAGAATTGGATAAAATTGAAAATTTTAAAGCTATCAGTTCGAGTTGA
- a CDS encoding PD-(D/E)XK nuclease family protein has translation MLQIECAQWETLKYNIEMGLMYVNPKVRDLRLMDVDESQINSVLDGVRQIVADIKAEDFEIKEEPNCYFCDYKGVCEWYNES, from the coding sequence TTGCTCCAAATAGAGTGTGCCCAATGGGAGACACTGAAATATAATATTGAAATGGGGCTGATGTATGTCAACCCGAAGGTTCGGGATCTCAGGTTAATGGATGTAGATGAATCCCAGATCAATTCTGTACTTGATGGTGTCAGGCAGATTGTGGCAGACATTAAGGCCGAGGATTTTGAGATCAAGGAAGAGCCGAACTGTTATTTCTGTGATTATAAGGGAGTTTGTGAGTGGTACAATGAAAGTTGA
- a CDS encoding ArsR family transcriptional regulator, producing the protein MSDEDLKKRKEEWLSKVRKEGKLNRNPTEDHSTGLKTLQNSIRRRILSLLLESPLSLEDLQNEMELNKMEAKFHIGMLENALYVEKEEKNGIIVYYGSPRAEAYMENVKSGGHK; encoded by the coding sequence ATGTCTGATGAAGATCTGAAGAAAAGAAAAGAGGAATGGCTTAGTAAAGTCAGAAAAGAAGGTAAACTCAACCGCAACCCAACTGAAGATCACAGCACCGGGCTAAAAACTCTTCAGAATAGCATTCGCAGAAGGATATTATCTCTTCTACTGGAATCACCCCTGAGTCTCGAAGATTTGCAAAATGAAATGGAGCTGAACAAAATGGAGGCCAAGTTCCATATAGGAATGTTGGAAAATGCCCTTTACGTTGAGAAAGAGGAGAAAAACGGAATTATCGTGTATTATGGTTCTCCACGGGCAGAAGCATATATGGAAAATGTAAAAAGTGGAGGACATAAATGA
- a CDS encoding type II secretion system F family protein yields the protein MMPFQDIAYRLFGKHAFQKKDEYSKLYHSLKSARFAIPADQYISTGYFYSLFSFFITGFIFYFIASRLFRIFDISIIDDMRIIALLSSLIMALLFSTILFNIQMKLPLLWASTRKAYLDQSLTHAVAYLYALSKGGGMSLFDIFKSLSQQRHIYGVAADEFGYIVRDMEYFGYDMLTALKNANDNSPSEKYKNFLDGMLSIISSGGDVTSYLKNKSEQYRFLASREQKTFLETLAILAEVYITVFVVGPVFLITILIVLGFMGSNSLDVLYTLVYILIPIGTVLFIVFLSTISDNLEGRNIQTSQQILNEFDGVRVNEYSTIDEKMLKKISWNYRIYNIIDKVSNPFKWLTSKPHYSLILSIPAGLIYILYGIRENLAILSSLDFSSISLSYINVEAAAAIDDYIVFAFFIISVPFIVFYEAKRRWVSKVESEMPEFLKKLASINEAGIRLSSAISLVSRSKIGVLNTEIKRMASHISWGGNLEEVLKKFEYRVRTEFNSRIITFIIRASESTSDVISVLNIAASEAEMQNQLKKERSAEMTVYVFIVYIAFLVFLFIVYVLAAYFLPAVPSSAGDAAAGMPLNIQFDMEAYILLFFHASLIQGVCSGLVAGKMGSGSVLAGVKHSLFLVLISYITFTQFI from the coding sequence ATGATGCCTTTTCAGGATATTGCATACAGGTTATTCGGCAAACATGCGTTCCAAAAAAAAGATGAGTATTCGAAATTATATCATTCCCTGAAAAGTGCACGTTTTGCTATTCCTGCAGATCAGTATATATCAACAGGATATTTCTATTCACTATTTTCTTTTTTTATCACAGGTTTTATATTTTATTTTATTGCATCGCGTCTTTTCAGGATTTTTGATATATCCATCATCGATGATATGCGCATAATTGCACTTCTATCATCCTTGATTATGGCCCTGTTATTTTCCACGATTCTGTTTAATATCCAGATGAAACTCCCGCTCCTCTGGGCAAGCACTCGAAAGGCCTACCTCGACCAATCATTAACCCACGCTGTAGCATACCTTTACGCATTGAGCAAAGGCGGGGGGATGAGCCTTTTTGATATATTTAAATCTTTAAGCCAGCAGAGGCATATTTATGGGGTCGCTGCAGATGAATTCGGATACATAGTCAGGGACATGGAATACTTTGGCTATGACATGCTCACAGCACTGAAAAATGCAAATGACAATTCACCCTCTGAAAAATATAAGAATTTCCTGGATGGCATGCTCTCAATTATTTCCAGTGGCGGAGATGTTACTTCATATCTCAAAAATAAAAGTGAACAATATCGTTTTCTTGCAAGCAGGGAACAAAAGACCTTCCTTGAAACACTTGCAATACTTGCGGAAGTTTATATTACAGTATTCGTAGTGGGTCCTGTTTTTCTCATAACGATACTTATCGTATTGGGCTTTATGGGATCGAATTCATTAGACGTACTGTACACTTTAGTTTATATCCTCATTCCTATAGGCACCGTTTTATTCATAGTTTTCTTATCCACAATATCGGATAACCTGGAAGGAAGAAACATTCAAACTTCACAGCAGATTCTCAATGAATTTGATGGTGTCAGAGTTAATGAATATTCAACTATCGATGAAAAGATGCTGAAAAAAATTTCCTGGAACTACAGGATATATAACATTATTGATAAAGTAAGCAATCCTTTTAAGTGGTTGACCAGTAAACCTCATTATTCATTAATATTGAGTATTCCTGCAGGCCTGATTTACATATTATATGGTATCCGGGAAAACCTGGCCATATTGTCATCACTCGATTTTTCAAGCATCAGTTTAAGTTACATCAATGTAGAGGCAGCTGCTGCAATCGATGATTACATTGTGTTTGCATTCTTTATCATAAGTGTTCCTTTTATTGTATTTTATGAAGCAAAGAGAAGATGGGTTTCAAAAGTTGAAAGTGAAATGCCCGAATTCTTGAAAAAACTTGCAAGTATCAATGAAGCAGGAATTCGCCTCTCCAGCGCAATATCCCTGGTTTCACGTTCAAAAATCGGAGTCTTGAATACGGAAATTAAACGAATGGCTTCCCATATTTCCTGGGGTGGCAATCTTGAGGAAGTTCTAAAAAAGTTTGAATACAGGGTCAGGACCGAATTTAACAGCCGAATTATTACTTTTATCATACGGGCCAGCGAATCAACAAGCGATGTTATCAGTGTACTCAACATCGCTGCATCAGAAGCCGAGATGCAGAATCAGCTTAAAAAAGAACGCTCAGCTGAAATGACAGTATATGTATTCATAGTCTATATCGCATTTCTGGTGTTTCTTTTCATTGTTTATGTGCTTGCTGCCTACTTCCTTCCGGCAGTACCCTCTTCTGCAGGAGATGCAGCAGCAGGTATGCCCCTGAATATTCAATTCGACATGGAAGCCTATATATTGCTTTTCTTCCATGCATCCCTTATACAGGGCGTGTGTTCCGGGCTGGTTGCAGGGAAGATGGGATCAGGCAGTGTTTTAGCGGGTGTGAAACATTCACTGTTCCTGGTATTGATATCTTATATCACATTTACACAATTCATCTAA
- a CDS encoding AAA family ATPase → MENYSFTWVQFYSEFADKLLLYQNNRQALIQILKDEYDKLNLHNHFIQKDGPLNDIGPFTVFGCFNRGLTDENRIALMKSIGLKIGVETDAPSDLKGVPILNNMRTLFYSLKSENIEESIDNLWQLFETAINFADEPSETNRVNFKNFFDIVRKQSGIRWNITMGLYWIRPYSYLNLDKTNRDYLIDTKNIFGKQIAGISDLKLPNSEEYLEIIDKCKYLFEKEDSVVKSFPELSYNAWIKKDPREGSSTIDPTPQTEVRYWLYSPGRQAKKWNEFYQNGIMGIRRGEIGDLRQYSSKTSMKNKMKEFYGEEFSYRNAAHATWQFTNEMKPGDIIYAKQGQSKVIGRGVVQSEYIFDNSRDEYKNIRKVNWTHKGEWPHPGKAVTKMLTDITPYTAYCKKLKALFFDDAEEELQNEVELTYPEYTEDDFLEDVFMDSERYHTLVALVKSKKNIILQGAPGVGKTFVSKRLACSIMGTWDPNRVMMVQFHQSYSYEDFIMGYRPTENGFELNHGPFYEFCKQAQEDDENDYFFIIDEINRGNLSKIFGELMMLIENDKRGEKLRIIYSDELFSVPPNVHIIGLMNTADRSLAMIDYALRRRFAFFNIEPAFDSEGFQTMVTSSNNSRFSKLIEQVKLLNEFIAQDESLGEGFKVGHSFFCLEGNVSNDILSSIIEYEIVPLLEEYWFDEKDKIEQWKKTLYGSIK, encoded by the coding sequence ATGGAAAATTATAGTTTTACCTGGGTACAATTTTACAGTGAATTTGCAGATAAGCTCTTATTATATCAAAATAACAGACAAGCTCTAATCCAAATACTTAAAGATGAATACGATAAATTAAATCTTCATAACCATTTTATACAAAAAGATGGACCATTAAACGATATTGGACCATTCACTGTTTTTGGTTGTTTTAATCGGGGTTTGACTGATGAGAACCGAATTGCTCTAATGAAAAGTATTGGGTTAAAAATAGGAGTGGAAACTGATGCTCCATCTGATCTTAAAGGAGTACCAATCCTGAATAACATGCGAACATTGTTTTATTCACTTAAATCTGAAAATATAGAGGAATCAATTGATAATTTATGGCAATTATTCGAGACAGCTATCAATTTTGCAGATGAACCTTCAGAAACCAACCGTGTTAATTTCAAGAACTTTTTTGATATAGTGAGAAAACAATCTGGCATTAGATGGAATATTACCATGGGTCTTTACTGGATTCGCCCTTATTCGTATCTTAACCTTGATAAAACTAATAGAGATTACTTGATTGATACTAAAAATATATTTGGTAAACAAATAGCTGGTATATCCGACCTGAAACTGCCCAATTCAGAAGAATATTTGGAGATTATCGATAAATGCAAGTATCTCTTTGAAAAGGAAGATTCGGTGGTCAAAAGTTTCCCTGAACTCTCTTATAACGCCTGGATAAAAAAAGATCCCAGGGAAGGAAGTAGCACGATAGATCCTACTCCACAAACGGAAGTGAGATATTGGCTATATTCTCCTGGTAGGCAAGCTAAAAAATGGAACGAGTTCTATCAAAATGGAATTATGGGAATTAGAAGGGGCGAAATTGGTGATTTGAGACAATATTCTTCAAAAACATCCATGAAAAATAAAATGAAGGAATTTTATGGTGAAGAATTTTCTTATAGGAATGCAGCACATGCCACCTGGCAATTTACAAATGAAATGAAGCCAGGGGATATAATTTATGCAAAACAAGGCCAATCCAAAGTAATTGGAAGAGGTGTGGTCCAGTCCGAATATATTTTTGATAACAGTCGTGATGAATATAAAAATATACGTAAAGTTAATTGGACACATAAGGGAGAATGGCCTCATCCGGGAAAAGCCGTAACTAAAATGCTTACTGATATCACCCCTTATACAGCATATTGCAAAAAATTAAAAGCTCTGTTTTTTGATGATGCTGAAGAAGAATTACAAAATGAAGTAGAGCTTACTTATCCAGAATATACTGAGGATGATTTTCTCGAAGATGTTTTCATGGATTCTGAACGTTATCATACTCTTGTAGCTCTGGTGAAATCAAAGAAGAATATAATACTTCAGGGTGCCCCTGGTGTTGGGAAGACATTTGTGTCCAAAAGACTGGCATGTTCTATCATGGGAACTTGGGATCCAAACCGAGTTATGATGGTTCAGTTTCATCAAAGTTATAGCTATGAAGATTTTATCATGGGATATAGGCCCACAGAAAATGGTTTCGAGTTAAACCATGGGCCATTTTATGAATTTTGTAAGCAAGCTCAAGAAGATGATGAAAATGACTACTTTTTTATCATCGATGAGATCAATCGAGGTAACCTCAGCAAGATATTTGGTGAACTAATGATGTTGATCGAGAATGATAAACGTGGTGAGAAGTTACGTATTATTTATTCTGATGAACTTTTTTCAGTCCCCCCAAATGTTCATATTATTGGCCTCATGAACACTGCTGACCGTAGTTTAGCTATGATAGATTATGCACTTAGAAGAAGATTTGCTTTTTTCAATATTGAGCCGGCATTTGATTCTGAAGGATTTCAAACGATGGTTACCAGTTCAAACAATTCCCGGTTTAGTAAGCTGATAGAACAGGTCAAGCTTTTAAATGAATTCATAGCCCAGGATGAATCTCTTGGAGAAGGTTTCAAAGTTGGACACAGTTTCTTTTGCCTAGAAGGTAATGTAAGCAACGATATATTATCTTCAATTATTGAATATGAAATAGTTCCATTGCTTGAAGAATACTGGTTTGACGAGAAAGACAAAATAGAGCAATGGAAGAAAACACTTTATGGGAGCATTAAATGA
- a CDS encoding PDDEXK family nuclease gives MLRLNMENHCLEMMEETSLKEENILERYDLQKTILSSWDLFKNEIELPDSFLIGEEIKPHEATNDSIDLLAYEPNESSLIVIELKRSKNKLQLLQSLSYAAMVNTWNSEKVIANIQSECNSDSTELIDLLKDMEINPNIKIVLIAEYYDPEVIITADWLSNNYSVDITAFSISIFRLDHQKFVALKQVYPLKELKDAYEIRGSQTIKNKVTSEIEWKDLLPKFEYSFAEEAIAICKKYSPGEPKRRRFSNIRSNYDGFTWISVNFRHKYITAYIKGDYEGAQEHLKSKFTDLIEINTWRDGLSFRVYTDQQYRELFDWLDLK, from the coding sequence ATGTTACGATTGAATATGGAAAATCATTGTCTTGAAATGATGGAGGAAACCAGTTTAAAAGAAGAAAATATCCTTGAAAGATATGATCTTCAAAAAACTATACTATCTTCCTGGGATTTATTTAAAAATGAAATTGAGTTGCCTGATTCATTTTTGATTGGTGAAGAAATTAAGCCGCATGAAGCTACAAATGACTCAATCGATTTACTTGCTTATGAACCAAACGAATCTTCATTAATAGTGATTGAATTAAAAAGAAGCAAAAATAAACTACAATTATTACAATCCCTTTCATATGCAGCAATGGTGAACACATGGAATTCAGAAAAAGTTATTGCTAATATACAATCAGAATGTAATTCTGATTCTACAGAATTAATTGATTTATTGAAGGACATGGAAATAAATCCAAATATAAAGATTGTATTAATTGCTGAATATTATGATCCTGAAGTCATAATAACTGCTGATTGGTTGAGTAATAACTATTCTGTGGATATAACTGCATTTTCAATATCTATTTTTAGATTAGATCATCAAAAATTTGTTGCTTTAAAACAGGTATATCCATTAAAAGAGCTCAAAGATGCTTACGAAATTCGTGGAAGTCAAACCATAAAAAATAAGGTTACAAGTGAAATAGAATGGAAAGATTTACTTCCTAAATTTGAATACTCATTTGCAGAGGAAGCTATAGCTATATGTAAAAAATATAGTCCCGGTGAACCAAAAAGAAGAAGATTTTCAAATATTAGAAGCAATTATGATGGATTTACTTGGATTAGTGTTAATTTCAGACACAAATATATCACTGCCTATATAAAAGGAGATTATGAAGGTGCTCAAGAACATTTAAAAAGCAAATTTACTGACCTCATCGAAATAAACACCTGGAGGGATGGGCTAAGTTTCAGAGTTTATACTGATCAACAATATAGAGAACTATTTGATTGGTTAGATTTAAAATAA
- a CDS encoding DUF7289 family protein yields the protein MNSVKQFFKSESAVSTVVSFVLLLGLFVTVLAVFNAHYIPEWKADAEKAHMDDVYDDMSQLKARADMLSLASSLDEKSTVSLSIPIKMGGGDIPIVGPTKSSGMLSVNDGIYKVDITGTNSTGSFIKSYDLGTIGYSSNNGYYVDQTFAYENGAVIVSQRERSLMKLDPSISIKNQSGTLLVDLTLMEIAGDRVLITSNGIEEVKLTSNDWAKEFENKSLTNLTISMNTSYPSAWAKYLNDSAKSEDLVYSVDYNIDEGDDYVTFDLNPPGVNIALYLNKATVDARVGTF from the coding sequence ATGAATTCAGTGAAACAGTTTTTCAAATCCGAATCTGCAGTATCAACAGTAGTTTCATTTGTCCTTTTACTTGGCCTTTTTGTGACAGTGCTGGCTGTCTTTAACGCTCATTACATACCTGAATGGAAAGCAGATGCCGAAAAAGCCCATATGGATGATGTCTATGATGACATGTCCCAGTTAAAAGCCCGGGCCGATATGCTTTCCCTTGCCAGTTCCCTTGATGAAAAAAGCACTGTGTCTTTGAGCATACCCATAAAAATGGGTGGAGGAGATATTCCCATAGTGGGTCCCACCAAATCAAGTGGAATGCTGTCGGTGAATGATGGTATTTACAAGGTAGATATTACAGGAACAAATTCTACAGGCTCTTTCATAAAATCATATGATCTTGGTACCATTGGCTATTCTTCAAATAATGGTTATTATGTTGACCAAACCTTTGCCTATGAAAATGGTGCTGTGATAGTTTCGCAAAGGGAAAGGTCCCTTATGAAACTGGATCCATCCATTTCAATCAAAAACCAATCTGGAACCCTATTAGTTGATTTAACTTTAATGGAAATTGCCGGGGATAGAGTACTTATTACCAGCAACGGTATCGAAGAAGTTAAACTTACAAGTAATGATTGGGCAAAAGAGTTTGAAAATAAGTCCCTTACCAACCTTACAATTTCTATGAATACCAGTTATCCTTCAGCATGGGCAAAATATCTCAATGACTCTGCTAAAAGTGAAGATCTTGTTTATTCCGTTGATTACAATATTGATGAAGGAGATGATTATGTAACCTTCGATTTGAATCCACCAGGTGTCAATATCGCTTTATATCTTAACAAGGCAACAGTGGATGCAAGAGTTGGAACATTCTAA